One Deinococcus roseus DNA window includes the following coding sequences:
- a CDS encoding ATP cone domain-containing protein — protein sequence MRKIFISSGKHQWPFSKGLVVESLLNVGIDQDAATAIARSVEQHIRNKKKRNVTPEELKEIVADFTRKRLGKKYADQFTHQIPTFTDINVQDESGLKLPFSRGILARSLEVARLTPKQAYDTAKEVDRRLRMQGVEEITSQEIELLTEEVLQETVGSAGRSSYRDRYHSTGALMLQDPSGVMVPFSKGILAQSLLATGLTSLVAHRISRDTELQLRELGLKSVTRAQIRHEVEQALIREVGEDIALRYRLMRAIRNPERPLVVLVGGVSGTGKSYIAAEIAYRLGITRVVSTDSIREVMRAMISPQLTPTLHASTFEAWQSLLGPDDDRELPTEEQLLQGFREQVQQVSLGIHAIIQRAIKENTSIVLEGVHIVPGYFGMIQEPGALFIPMLMALPDEEMHRNRFYSRDQETHQLRPKQRYLNHFMEIRALQDYIMGLAEKTGVPMLQSDGQDRNVEQAMEVIANRVLQSVPIGMPQRR from the coding sequence ATGCGCAAGATTTTCATCAGCAGTGGCAAGCACCAATGGCCGTTCTCCAAGGGCCTGGTGGTCGAATCTCTGCTGAATGTGGGCATTGACCAGGACGCAGCAACCGCCATTGCCCGCAGTGTGGAACAGCACATCCGCAACAAGAAAAAACGCAATGTCACCCCCGAAGAACTGAAAGAGATCGTTGCAGATTTCACCCGCAAACGTCTGGGCAAGAAATACGCAGACCAGTTCACCCACCAGATTCCCACCTTCACAGACATCAACGTGCAAGACGAGAGCGGCCTGAAACTGCCTTTCTCACGGGGGATTCTGGCCCGCAGCCTGGAAGTGGCTCGCCTGACCCCCAAACAGGCCTACGACACCGCCAAAGAAGTGGACCGCAGGTTGCGCATGCAGGGTGTGGAGGAGATCACCTCCCAGGAAATCGAACTCCTCACCGAAGAGGTGCTGCAGGAAACGGTGGGCAGTGCAGGACGTTCCTCTTACCGGGACAGGTACCACTCCACAGGTGCCCTGATGCTGCAGGATCCCAGTGGGGTGATGGTGCCTTTCTCCAAAGGCATTCTGGCCCAGTCTTTGCTGGCCACAGGACTGACTTCGCTGGTGGCCCACCGCATTTCCAGAGACACCGAGTTGCAACTGCGTGAACTGGGCCTGAAAAGCGTGACCCGTGCCCAGATCCGCCATGAGGTGGAACAGGCCCTCATCCGCGAGGTGGGAGAGGACATTGCCCTGCGTTACCGCCTGATGCGGGCCATCCGCAACCCTGAGCGCCCACTGGTGGTGCTGGTGGGAGGGGTTTCCGGGACTGGCAAGAGCTATATTGCTGCAGAAATTGCTTACCGGCTGGGCATCACGCGGGTGGTCTCCACAGACTCCATCCGTGAGGTGATGCGGGCCATGATCAGCCCACAACTCACCCCCACGTTGCATGCCAGCACTTTTGAAGCCTGGCAGAGCCTGCTCGGTCCAGACGATGACCGAGAGCTTCCTACAGAAGAACAACTGCTGCAGGGCTTCCGGGAACAGGTGCAGCAGGTCAGCCTGGGGATTCACGCCATCATCCAGCGGGCCATCAAGGAGAACACCAGCATCGTGCTGGAAGGGGTGCACATCGTTCCAGGCTACTTTGGCATGATTCAGGAACCCGGAGCGCTGTTCATTCCCATGCTGATGGCCCTCCCCGACGAAGAAATGCACCGCAACCGTTTTTACAGCCGCGACCAGGAAACCCACCAGCTCAGGCCCAAACAGCGCTACCTGAACCACTTCATGGAAATCCGGGCCTTGCAGGATTACATCATGGGCCTTGCAGAAAAAACCGGTGTGCCCATGCTGCAATCCGATGGACAGGACCGCAACGTGGAGCAGGCCATGGAAGTCATCGCCAACCGGGTGTTGCAGAGTGTGCCGATTGGGATGCCGCAGAGGCGTTGA
- a CDS encoding TetR/AcrR family transcriptional regulator, with protein MEPITLRERQKERRRNRIYAVAIDLFKRNGFQQTTATDIAKGAHVSRGTFFNYYPYKEAVLLDYGAELVDTLADQAERNLQNGVTPEQVLQDTFKQLAAFCIKDRDLFPPLAYEVLNPDPERARTAYQALPLSKVIEMCLRPLKDQNRLRDDLSLERMCNLIADTFLMVALRWSAYNSEGDLEQELKKSLVLMLEGVFRR; from the coding sequence ATGGAGCCGATCACCTTACGGGAACGCCAGAAAGAACGACGCCGGAACCGCATTTATGCTGTTGCCATCGATCTCTTTAAACGCAATGGTTTTCAACAGACCACTGCCACCGACATTGCAAAAGGCGCCCACGTTTCCCGAGGCACATTTTTCAATTACTACCCCTACAAAGAAGCGGTTCTGCTGGATTACGGCGCAGAACTGGTGGACACCCTGGCAGACCAGGCGGAACGCAACCTGCAAAACGGCGTCACCCCTGAGCAGGTGCTGCAGGACACCTTCAAACAGCTGGCTGCCTTCTGCATCAAAGACAGGGATTTGTTTCCTCCCCTGGCCTATGAGGTGCTGAATCCCGATCCAGAACGGGCCCGCACCGCTTATCAGGCCCTGCCCCTCTCCAAGGTCATTGAGATGTGTCTCAGGCCCCTCAAGGACCAGAACCGCCTCAGGGATGACCTGTCTCTGGAGCGCATGTGCAACCTGATTGCCGACACCTTCCTGATGGTGGCCCTGCGCTGGAGCGCTTACAACTCTGAAGGCGACCTCGAGCAGGAACTCAAAAAATCCCTGGTGCTGATGCTTGAAGGGGTTTTCAGGCGCTGA
- a CDS encoding aminoglycoside phosphotransferase family protein — protein sequence MIAEDTVRLLKETSSVLVTDTRIAKIEESAIMQGRSGATVGRYKISPVGQKSFTLVTKEAGVVERRVLHRLQQQAQAVPQSYVQDLDSLLPMMIAMQDIKGEHRPPVMAFVDLEVQRNEASALAAIHARNLRQEKELSWLPRVDWAFLNRGLDRWWREPWQKALQIPSFRRTFAGYIPRIESAADKMLLEVASLNQDFRNLTLIHNDLCPANVLITPEKQVYFLDWQEARYGSFYMDLPPHMPTFESTASYRRALLREGVSVSIPEFREKYRVACHYVGFVNLWSALSAWKRNPSEEGFVRHWLNLILC from the coding sequence ATGATTGCAGAAGACACGGTCCGTTTGCTCAAAGAAACCTCCAGTGTGCTGGTCACCGACACGCGCATTGCCAAAATTGAGGAGAGCGCCATCATGCAGGGGCGTTCTGGAGCAACGGTGGGACGGTACAAGATTTCTCCGGTGGGCCAGAAGTCTTTCACCCTGGTGACCAAGGAAGCTGGAGTTGTTGAAAGGCGTGTGCTGCACAGGTTGCAGCAGCAAGCGCAGGCTGTGCCCCAGAGTTACGTGCAAGATCTGGACAGCCTGCTTCCCATGATGATTGCCATGCAGGACATCAAAGGAGAGCACCGCCCGCCGGTAATGGCTTTTGTGGACCTGGAAGTGCAGCGCAACGAGGCCAGTGCCCTGGCCGCCATTCATGCGCGCAACCTGCGTCAGGAAAAGGAACTCAGCTGGCTTCCCAGGGTGGACTGGGCTTTTCTGAACCGGGGTCTGGACCGCTGGTGGAGGGAACCCTGGCAGAAGGCTTTGCAGATTCCCAGCTTCCGCAGGACTTTTGCTGGATACATTCCCAGAATTGAATCTGCTGCAGACAAAATGCTGCTGGAGGTGGCAAGCCTAAATCAGGATTTTCGCAACCTCACCCTGATTCACAATGATTTGTGTCCAGCCAATGTGCTGATCACCCCGGAGAAGCAGGTGTATTTTCTGGACTGGCAGGAGGCCCGCTATGGATCGTTTTACATGGACCTTCCACCTCACATGCCCACTTTTGAGAGCACTGCATCTTACCGTCGGGCGCTGCTGCGGGAAGGGGTGAGCGTTTCCATTCCTGAGTTCAGAGAGAAATACCGGGTGGCTTGCCATTATGTGGGGTTTGTCAATTTGTGGTCTGCCCTGTCTGCCTGGAAACGCAATCCTTCTGAAGAAGGTTTTGTGCGGCACTGGCTGAATCTGATTTTGTGTTGA
- a CDS encoding ABC transporter ATP-binding protein, with product MTQPDDAGSKAFDWDLAKRIFQYLKPYKYLVGFTAVAAVLMAALQPFFGVLQRNAIDCYLAPTHSANCGTVGSTEEALYRGVVQIGLLFLGLKVFEFLFKYGFTYALNWIGQRVLYDIRSDIFSKLQRLHLGYFDKNPVGRLITRVTSDVDAINQFITNGLSALVTSSLLILAYVVIMLSLSWKLALVSFTVLPILYWASAYFRGQMRISSRDVRIKQAIVNTQLNENITGMLTVQLFNREGRNQAKFDLANRAFLAGMLENVKWFSLYMPTVSFLSNVAMALVIWYGGREILEGQGITLGLLIAFSAWVTQLFQPIQDLADVFNNMQMAMASAERIFGVLDTDEEIKDPAQPRTVEGFKGDVNFENVWFAYDTSTPADAPEKDDRWILRGIDLHIKPGESVALVGATGAGKTSIISLVSRFYDIQKGSVKVDGIDVRDYSQHSLRKHIGVVLQDVFLFAGTIESNLRLGNDALPMERIINACKYVGVHEFIMSLPDGYQSEVRERGATLSTGQKQLLAFARALIQNPDILLVLDEATASVDTETELLIQDSLAKLMQGRTSIIIAHRLSTIEHCDRIIVMRKGKIVEQGSHQELLVKGGYYARLHQLQYSGHAMSAD from the coding sequence ATGACCCAGCCTGACGACGCAGGATCCAAGGCCTTTGACTGGGATCTGGCAAAAAGGATTTTCCAGTACCTGAAACCCTACAAGTATCTGGTGGGCTTCACTGCTGTGGCTGCTGTGCTGATGGCTGCCCTGCAACCCTTCTTTGGGGTCTTGCAGAGGAACGCCATCGACTGTTACCTGGCCCCCACCCACTCTGCCAACTGCGGAACCGTGGGCAGCACCGAAGAAGCCCTGTACCGAGGTGTGGTGCAGATTGGCCTGCTGTTTCTGGGCCTCAAGGTCTTTGAGTTCCTGTTCAAATACGGGTTCACGTATGCCCTCAACTGGATTGGACAACGGGTGCTTTATGACATCCGCAGCGACATCTTCAGCAAACTGCAGAGGCTGCACCTCGGGTACTTTGACAAGAACCCGGTGGGCCGCCTGATCACCCGTGTGACCAGCGACGTGGACGCCATCAACCAGTTCATCACCAACGGTCTGTCTGCACTGGTGACTTCCAGCCTGCTGATTCTGGCCTATGTGGTGATCATGCTGTCCTTAAGCTGGAAACTGGCCCTGGTGTCTTTCACGGTGCTGCCCATCCTGTACTGGGCCTCAGCTTACTTCCGGGGCCAGATGCGGATTTCTTCACGGGATGTGCGCATCAAGCAGGCCATTGTGAACACCCAGCTGAACGAGAACATCACCGGGATGCTGACCGTGCAACTGTTCAACCGGGAAGGCCGCAACCAGGCCAAATTTGACCTTGCCAACCGGGCTTTTCTGGCCGGGATGCTGGAAAACGTCAAGTGGTTCTCGCTGTACATGCCCACCGTTTCTTTTCTGTCCAACGTGGCGATGGCGCTGGTGATCTGGTACGGCGGACGGGAAATTCTGGAAGGCCAGGGCATCACCCTGGGCCTGCTGATTGCCTTCTCTGCCTGGGTGACGCAACTGTTCCAGCCCATCCAGGACCTTGCCGATGTGTTCAACAACATGCAGATGGCCATGGCCAGTGCAGAGCGCATCTTTGGTGTTCTGGACACCGATGAAGAAATCAAAGACCCAGCCCAGCCCAGAACCGTGGAAGGCTTCAAAGGGGATGTGAACTTCGAGAACGTCTGGTTTGCCTACGACACTTCCACCCCTGCAGATGCTCCCGAGAAAGACGACCGCTGGATTCTGCGGGGCATTGACCTGCACATCAAACCCGGTGAAAGTGTGGCCCTGGTGGGTGCAACCGGGGCAGGAAAGACCAGCATCATCTCTCTGGTGTCCCGCTTTTACGACATCCAGAAGGGCAGTGTCAAAGTGGACGGCATCGATGTGCGGGACTACAGCCAGCACAGCCTGAGAAAACACATCGGGGTGGTGCTGCAAGACGTGTTCCTGTTCGCAGGGACCATTGAGAGCAATTTGCGTCTGGGGAATGATGCCCTGCCGATGGAACGCATCATCAATGCCTGCAAATATGTGGGGGTGCATGAATTCATCATGTCCCTGCCCGATGGTTACCAGAGCGAGGTCAGAGAGCGCGGAGCCACCCTCTCTACAGGTCAGAAGCAACTGCTGGCCTTTGCCCGTGCCCTGATCCAGAACCCAGACATCCTGCTGGTCCTGGACGAGGCCACCGCCAGCGTGGACACCGAAACCGAACTCCTCATTCAGGATTCGCTGGCCAAGCTGATGCAGGGCCGCACCAGCATCATCATTGCGCACCGACTGTCCACCATCGAGCACTGTGACCGCATCATTGTGATGCGCAAAGGCAAGATTGTGGAGCAGGGCAGCCACCAGGAATTGCTGGTCAAGGGTGGTTACTATGCCAGACTGCACCAACTGCAATACTCGGGTCATGCCATGAGCGCAGACTGA